The following are from one region of the Aspergillus chevalieri M1 DNA, chromosome 1, nearly complete sequence genome:
- the pmt2 gene encoding protein O-mannosyl transferase (CAZy:GT39;~COG:O;~EggNog:ENOG410PGRQ;~InterPro:IPR036300,IPR027005,IPR016093,IPR003342, IPR032421;~PFAM:PF16192,PF02815,PF02366;~TransMembrane:10 (o51-73i104-125o145-164i195-216o228-261i282-303o602-623i644-664o670-689i701-722o);~go_component: GO:0016020 - membrane [Evidence IEA];~go_function: GO:0000030 - mannosyltransferase activity [Evidence IEA];~go_process: GO:0006493 - protein O-linked glycosylation [Evidence IEA]) encodes MAEPDAASTTGAQFGPDLRRRNVPGADKASILHSPDMADEQKKSRHVSNSYVSALIEWEHIIAPIILTAFSIFTRMYRIGRSNIVTWDEAHFGKFGSHYLKREFYFDVHPPLGKMLVGLSGYLAGYNGSFEFKSGETYPEDVNYTFMRVFNAAFGVVCVPLAYYTARELNFRRATVWLISLMVLFENSYATISRFVLLDSMLLCFTFTTTMCWAKFHRLQHASFSAEWLIWLFLTGLSIGCVCSVKWVGLFCTAIVGLYTVEDLWNKFGDLKMPETVLAKHFLVRVLGLIVVPALVYIFSFYLHFRILENSGPGDAQMSSLFQANLKGTEVGKDSPLEIAVGSRVTLKNMGYGGGLLHSHIQTYPEGSAQQQVTCYHHKDANNDWFIYPNRHEPEYDLNAPLQFIGDGDTIRLIHGQTGRNLHSHAIPAPVSKSHHEVSCYGNITIGDDKDHWKVEVIDDVASKDRTRIRTLSTAFRLRHPVLGCYLRAGNVNLPQWGFKQIETTCVKENRPSDVYTHWNVESHYNERLPPGDPGQYKSPFLKDFIHLNVAMMTSNNALVPDPDKQDDLASKFWQWPILNVGLRMCSWDDSVVKYYLLGNPFVYWGSTASLGIFGLLIVWYLVRWQRGYRELNQAHIDHIHYSGLYPVIGWVLHYVPFAVMARVTYVHHYYPALYYAILTFGFCVDWLTQKLSAKAFWITYALLYTMIIGMFVYFRVIVFGIEGSSQQWAHLNWLSGWRISN; translated from the exons ATGGCCGAACCAGACGCTGCATCAACCACCGGAGCTCAGTTCGGACCGGATTTGCGCCGTAGAAATGTCCCCGGTGCAGACAAAGCTAGTATCCTGCATTCGCCCGATATGGCCGATGAGCAAAAGAAATCTAGACATGTG TCGAACTCGTATGTTTCCGCATTGATTGAGTGGGAACATATAATTGCGCCAATTATCCTTACAGCCTTCTCGATCTTCACTCGAATGTATCGCATTGGACGATCAAATATCGTGACATGGGACGAAGCGCA TTTCGGCAAGTTTGGCTCTCACTACCTAAAGCGCGAATTTTATTTCGATGTCCACCCTCCGCTGGGAAAGATGCTAGTGGGCTTGTCTGGATATCTCGCCGGCTATAATGGATCTTTCGAGTTCAAATCTGGTGAGACATATCCTGAAGACGTGAACTACACGTTCATGCGTGTCTTTAACGCCGCATTCGGCGTTGTCTGCGTGCCCTTGGCATATTATACTGCTAGGGAGCTCAATTTTCGGAGGGCCACTGTTTGGTTAATCAGCTTGATGGTGCTTTTCGAGAACTCGTATGCAACTATCTCAAGATTCGTATTATTGGACTCCATGTTGCTCTGTTTTACTTTTACCACGACAATGTGTTGGGCTAAATTTCATCGGCTACAGCATGCCAGCTTTTCGGCTGAGTGGCTTATATGGCTTTTCTTAACTGGACTGAGTATTGGCTGTGTTTGCAGTGTGAAATGGGTGGGATTGTTTTGCACTGCGATTGTTGGCCTTTACACGGTTGAGGATCTGTGGAACAAATTCGGTGACTTGAAGATGCCAGAG ACTGTTCTCGCGAAACACTTCCTGGTCCGTGTTTTAGGTCTGATAGTTGTTCCTGCCTTGGTCTACATATTCTCTTTCTATCTTCACTTCCGGATTCTGGAAAATAGCGGTCCAGGCGATGCGCAGATGAGTTCTTTGTTCCAAGCAAATCTAAAGGGCACTGAAGTTGGGAAGGATAGTCCCCTTGAGATTGCTGTTGGATCGAGGGTCACATTGAAGAACATGGGTTATGGTGGTGGACTGCTCCATTCACACATTCAAACATACCCAGAAGGCTCGGCTCAGCAACAGGTTACTTGCTATCACCACAAGGATGCCAACAATGACTGGTTTATCTATCCAAACCGCCATGAACCCGAATATGACCTGAATGCCCCACTTCAATTTATCGGCGATGGGGATACGATCCGCCTTATTCATGGGCAGACAGGACGGAACCTACACTCTCATGCCATACCCGCCCCAGTCTCTAAATCCCATCATGAGGTGTCTTGTTATGGAAATATTACCATCGGAGATGACAAGGACCATTGGAAGGTCGAGGTAATTGATGATGTTGCGTCCAAGGACCGAACAAGAATTCGTACCCTCAGCACAGCCTTTCGGCTACGACATCCCGTATTGGGATGCTACCTACGGGCTGGGAATGTTAATCTCCCACAATGGGGTTTCAAGCAAATCGAAACAACGTGCGTCAAGGAGAATAGACCGTCTGATGTCTACACGCATTGGAATGTTGAATCTCATTACAATGAACGAC TCCCACCCGGAGATCCAGGACAGTACAAGTCGCCCTTTTTAAAAGATTTCATCCACCTGAATGTCGCTATGATGACATCGAACAATGCCCTCGTCCCTGATCCAGATAAGCAAGACGACCTTGCGTCGAAGTTCTGGCAATGGCCAATACTCAATGTTGGTCTTCGCATGTGCTCCTGGGATGACAGCGTTGTCAAGTACTATCTCCTTGGAAACCCGTTTGTTTACTGGGGAAGCACGGCTAGTCTGGGCATCTTTGGGCTTTTGATCGTCTGGTACCTCGTGCGCTGGCAGCGAGGTTACCGTGAGCTCAATCAAGCTCATATTGATCACATCCATTACTCCGGCCTATATCCTGTCATCGGTTGGGTTCTCCATTATGTCCCGTTTGCTGTCATGGCACGAGTGACCTACGTTCACCATTATTACCCGGCTCTCTACTACGCTATTCTCACGTTTGGTTTCTGCGTCGACTGGCTTACGCAAAAATTGAGTGCCAAAGCGTTTTGGATCACTTATGCCTTGCTATACACGATGATCATCGGCATGTTCGTGTACTTCCGCGTAATCGTGTTTGGCATTGAAGGTTCCAGTCAGCAATGGGCTCACTTGAATTGGCTAAGTGGCTGGAGGATTTCCAACTAA
- a CDS encoding Rab family GTPase (COG:U;~EggNog:ENOG410PKSE;~InterPro:IPR001806,IPR027417,IPR005225;~PFAM:PF00009,PF00025;~go_function: GO:0003924 - GTPase activity [Evidence IEA];~go_function: GO:0005525 - GTP binding [Evidence IEA]) yields the protein MSQPWDYIAKLVCIGDSGTGKSSLTIRLCEGRFSSTHDVTIGVEFGSRIVPVGPPASKSLGIDSDIRTHDRGTFTLATSPPPSTNASRDQTTSGLPSPPRKPQEPAVQKKMKLSLWDTAGQETYKSITRSYFRGASGALLVFDITRPSTFASCIQWLQDLRQIAEEGIVVILVGNKSDLVGDSPDVNRERVTKHEAEEWCRLNNVVHYVETSAKSGEGVERAFLEVAERIYRNIEAGRYDLNDRRSGVKGFGATGGSSSGVPQTVTLGLNDAMRRSGNSWAGGCC from the exons ATGTCACAGCCATGGGACTATATTGCTAAACTTGTGTGTATTGGCGATTCTGGGACCGGAAAATCCAGT TTGACCATTCGACTTTGTGAAGGACGATTCTCTTCCACTCATGATGTGACTATTGGTGTGGAATTCGGATCGCGAATCGTTCCCGTAGGGCCTCCAGCCTCGAAGAGCCTGGGGATAGACTCCGACATCCGTACTCATGATCGTGGCACGTTTACCCTAGCAACATCGCCACCACCATCTACGAATGCATCAAGGGATCAAACTACTTCTGGTCTTCCTAGCCCTCCCCGGAAGCCACAGGAACCTGCGGttcaaaaaaaaatgaagCTATCGCTCTGGGACACGGCTGGGCAAGAAACCTACAAGTCTATCACCCGCTCCTATTTCCGCGGTGCTTCCGGTGCACTCCTGGTATTTGATATCACGCGACCTTCCACTTTCGCTTCATGTATCCAATGGCTCCAGGACCTACGTCAAATTGCAGAGGAGGGTATTGTGGTTATTCTAGTTGGCAATAAAAGCGATTTGGTCGGAGATAGTCCTGACGTCAATCGGGAGCGTGTGACCAAGCATGAGGCAGAAGAATGGTGCCGCTTAAACAATGTTGTGCATTACGTGGAGACCAGTGCGAAGTCTGGTGAAGGTGTTGAGCGTGCGTTTCTCGAAGTCGCCGAAAGGATATATCGCAATATTGAAGCAGGCAGATATGACCTTAACGATCGTCGAAGTGGAGTGAAAGGGTTTGGTGCCACAGGAGGTTCAAGCTCAGGTGTACCCCAAACCGTCACCTTGGGCTTGAATGACGCCATGCGCAGAAGCGGGAATAGCTGGGCAggaggttgttgttga